The following proteins come from a genomic window of Gemmatimonadota bacterium:
- a CDS encoding PQQ-dependent sugar dehydrogenase has product MSVRIASLSLTALLGAACLGAQTPSIKSPTPANTTGVLRAERVATGLENPWGLAFLPDGQMIVTERAGRLRYVAKDGTLSAPVTGTPTVLFQGQGGLLDVAVDPKFAQNKTIYLSFSEPGEGGTAGTAVARGRLNGGALTEVEVIYRQSPKVRSGNHYGSRIAFGKDGTLFVTAGDRFNQRPLVQDLSTGIGKIVRINPDGTIPKDNPFVGKAGTNEAIWSYGHRNLQGAVVDASGKLWTLEHGARGGDELNHPEAGKNYGWPVITYGVDYSGVKIGEGTEKAGMEQPVYYWDPVIAPSAIIIYTGDKIPGWKGNFVIGGMGAVNGLVRLVMQNGVVVKEERHLGELGLRIRDVQQGPDGFVYITTEKTSKDEQGQIFRVRPATR; this is encoded by the coding sequence ATGTCCGTCCGCATCGCCTCGCTCTCGCTGACCGCCCTGCTCGGCGCCGCCTGCCTCGGCGCCCAGACGCCGTCGATCAAGTCGCCCACGCCCGCCAACACCACCGGGGTGCTCCGCGCCGAGCGGGTGGCGACCGGGCTCGAAAACCCGTGGGGCCTCGCCTTCCTGCCGGATGGCCAGATGATCGTGACCGAACGGGCCGGCCGGCTGCGCTACGTCGCCAAGGACGGCACCCTCTCGGCGCCGGTCACCGGCACGCCGACGGTCCTCTTTCAGGGCCAGGGCGGCCTCCTCGATGTCGCCGTCGACCCGAAGTTCGCCCAGAACAAGACCATCTACCTGAGCTTCTCGGAGCCGGGCGAGGGTGGGACGGCCGGAACGGCGGTCGCGCGCGGCCGCCTGAATGGCGGGGCGCTCACCGAGGTCGAGGTCATCTACCGCCAGAGCCCCAAGGTCCGGAGCGGGAACCACTACGGCTCGCGGATCGCCTTCGGCAAGGACGGCACCCTCTTCGTGACCGCCGGTGACCGCTTCAATCAGCGGCCGCTGGTGCAGGACCTCTCGACCGGCATCGGCAAGATCGTGCGGATCAATCCCGACGGCACCATCCCGAAGGACAATCCGTTCGTCGGGAAGGCCGGGACCAACGAGGCGATCTGGAGCTACGGTCACCGCAACCTGCAGGGCGCCGTCGTCGACGCGTCGGGGAAGCTCTGGACCCTTGAGCATGGCGCCAGGGGTGGCGATGAACTGAACCACCCCGAGGCCGGGAAGAACTACGGCTGGCCGGTCATCACCTACGGCGTCGACTACAGCGGCGTGAAGATCGGTGAGGGGACGGAGAAGGCCGGCATGGAGCAGCCCGTCTACTACTGGGACCCCGTCATCGCACCGTCGGCGATCATCATCTACACCGGCGACAAGATCCCGGGGTGGAAGGGCAACTTCGTCATCGGCGGCATGGGCGCGGTGAACGGACTCGTGCGGCTCGTGATGCAGAACGGCGTCGTCGTGAAGGAAGAGCGTCACCTCGGTGAGCTCGGCCTCCGCATCCGCGACGTGCAGCAGGGTCCCGACGGCTTCGTGTACATCACCACCGAGAAGACCAGCAAGGACGAACAGGGGCAGATCTTCCGCGTCCGCCCCGCGACCCGATAA